A section of the Spirosoma pollinicola genome encodes:
- a CDS encoding recombinase family protein has translation MLFGYARVSTQDQNLNLQLDDLKKAGCQRIFQEKISAVKERPQLQKLLETLREDDTVIVWKLDRLDRSLKELFTLINDFQAKGIGFRSLNDAIDTTTAQGRLIFNIFASLAEFERDLIRERTKAGLAAARARGRVGGRPKGLSAEAQIKARAVKSIYALKTHTILEIGQLFHLSRATVYRYLAWQESK, from the coding sequence ATGCTATTCGGCTACGCCCGTGTATCAACTCAGGACCAAAACCTGAATCTGCAACTGGATGACCTGAAAAAGGCTGGCTGTCAAAGGATCTTCCAAGAGAAGATATCAGCGGTTAAAGAGCGACCCCAACTACAAAAGCTACTGGAGACTCTTCGCGAAGACGATACAGTCATCGTTTGGAAGCTTGACCGGCTAGATAGGTCTTTAAAAGAACTTTTCACGCTGATTAACGACTTTCAAGCTAAAGGGATCGGCTTCCGTAGCCTGAACGATGCTATTGATACCACTACGGCCCAGGGTAGACTAATCTTCAATATTTTCGCTTCGCTAGCAGAGTTTGAGCGTGACTTGATCCGGGAGCGGACCAAAGCCGGTTTGGCTGCGGCACGTGCCAGGGGCCGAGTGGGCGGCCGTCCGAAAGGGCTCTCGGCTGAAGCCCAAATAAAAGCACGAGCGGTGAAGTCTATATATGCCCTGAAAACCCATACAATTCTAGAGATTGGTCAGTTGTTTCACCTAAGCCGAGCGACAGTTTACCGGTACTTAGCTTGGCAAGAATCAAAATAA
- a CDS encoding serine hydrolase, with protein sequence MNHIRTVVLVASLLLNPARKALTQPMTARQVDQLVQHNRALFHIPGIAITIIKDGQLILNKGYGLRSLRTKQAVTPQTLFGIASNSKAFTAAAVGLLVEEGKLHWDDLVTTYLPDFRLYDPLATQLLTIRDLLSHRSGLPSTTGDLMHDPDSTSFTLEQILFNQRFIKPTASLRSQFAYTNNGYLVAGAIVAKVSGMSWEAFVEQRILYPLGMTRSAASFQDCQTNPNLIDAHKRINDSVRVVTRYGSTKNDAAGGIYSSAEEMSQWMLLFLNRGRYGPSLSKHLLSESLMAELVAPQTIIPVGQPGSYQTHFAAYGLGWFLSDVKGYKEIAHSGQDVGMVSAVTLLPELGLGVLVLTNSDSGAASAITDQIVDSYVGIAGQDRTAQLDQREQFGRRARQTVLDSIQRQLARQAPLSSADLASYVGIYQDQWLGKVRISLRHDQLWFATERSPQLRGRMDWFGDAQFVVKWQNPELDDGVLIRFGSSSREVKSSFVLQALTSPGSHTYDDLWFERIVR encoded by the coding sequence ATGAACCATATACGGACCGTTGTGCTGGTGGCTTCTCTACTCCTCAACCCAGCCCGCAAGGCCCTGACTCAGCCCATGACGGCCCGGCAAGTAGATCAGTTAGTGCAGCACAACCGAGCCTTGTTTCACATTCCCGGCATCGCCATTACCATCATCAAGGATGGTCAACTCATCCTCAACAAAGGCTATGGCCTGCGTTCGCTACGCACCAAACAAGCCGTTACGCCCCAAACCTTGTTTGGTATCGCCTCCAATAGTAAAGCATTCACCGCCGCCGCCGTTGGCTTACTGGTAGAGGAAGGTAAACTCCACTGGGACGATTTAGTAACTACCTATCTGCCTGATTTCCGGCTTTATGACCCCTTAGCTACTCAACTCCTCACAATTCGGGATCTGTTAAGCCATCGTAGCGGATTGCCCTCGACCACTGGCGATTTGATGCACGATCCCGATTCAACCAGTTTTACCCTCGAGCAGATTTTGTTCAATCAACGCTTCATTAAGCCGACTGCCTCCTTGCGCAGCCAGTTTGCTTATACCAACAACGGGTATTTGGTCGCAGGCGCTATCGTGGCGAAGGTCAGTGGGATGAGCTGGGAAGCCTTCGTCGAGCAACGTATCCTTTACCCCTTAGGAATGACCCGTAGTGCCGCCTCGTTCCAAGACTGTCAGACGAATCCTAATCTGATTGATGCCCACAAACGAATTAATGACTCGGTTCGGGTGGTTACTCGCTATGGCTCGACTAAAAATGATGCAGCCGGGGGTATTTATTCCAGCGCCGAGGAAATGAGTCAATGGATGCTCCTCTTTCTGAACCGGGGTCGGTATGGCCCTTCTCTGAGCAAACACTTGCTGAGTGAGTCGCTGATGGCTGAGCTGGTGGCCCCTCAGACGATCATCCCGGTTGGCCAGCCAGGATCATATCAAACCCATTTTGCCGCTTACGGGCTGGGGTGGTTTCTGAGTGATGTGAAAGGCTATAAGGAGATTGCGCATTCGGGTCAGGATGTGGGCATGGTCTCGGCGGTAACCCTGTTGCCCGAACTAGGCTTGGGGGTGCTGGTGCTGACGAACTCAGACAGTGGGGCGGCTAGTGCCATCACGGATCAGATCGTCGATAGTTATGTGGGTATAGCGGGCCAAGATCGAACGGCTCAATTGGATCAACGAGAGCAATTTGGACGCCGAGCGAGGCAGACCGTGCTCGACTCGATTCAGCGGCAACTAGCCCGGCAAGCGCCTTTATCGAGCGCTGATTTGGCTTCCTATGTAGGCATTTACCAGGATCAGTGGTTGGGCAAGGTAAGGATTAGTTTACGCCATGATCAATTATGGTTTGCCACCGAACGCTCGCCCCAGTTGCGAGGCCGTATGGATTGGTTTGGGGATGCTCAGTTTGTGGTGAAGTGGCAGAATCCCGAGTTAGACGATGGCGTGCTGATTCGCTTCGGTTCTTCCTCAAGGGAAGTAAAGAGCAGCTTTGTACTTCAAGCTCTAACCTCCCCAGGGAGTCACACCTACGATGATCTCTGGTTTGAACGGATAGTGAGATAA
- a CDS encoding TlpA family protein disulfide reductase → MPCRAEFPQAKQLQQQFSSTSGVVFLYVSIDQNQVAWKKLLQDDTHPTGVHINQASVEQAGSLWKPYLLMGIPRYILIDQKGRIVQANADHPSSGKVAAAIQKLLL, encoded by the coding sequence TTGCCCTGCCGCGCGGAGTTTCCCCAGGCGAAGCAATTGCAACAGCAATTCTCGAGTACTTCGGGGGTGGTATTTTTGTATGTATCCATTGATCAGAATCAGGTAGCCTGGAAAAAATTGCTTCAGGACGATACTCACCCGACAGGTGTTCATATTAATCAGGCCTCGGTGGAACAGGCGGGTTCGCTGTGGAAACCTTATTTACTGATGGGCATCCCCCGTTATATACTAATTGATCAAAAAGGCCGAATAGTCCAGGCCAATGCGGATCACCCCTCCTCGGGGAAAGTAGCGGCCGCCATTCAAAAGTTACTGCTCTAA
- a CDS encoding DinB family protein gives MKRILTVVSLGLLMAACSNKKTNNEPTIKSLLIQQLKNAHTNQQWFAPTKKAIEGLTLEQSNWKDSSGNHSIGELVSHLIFWHELHLKAFKGETVTDITDEEKNKETFKLNKGKDWQNAVSRLDRIQTEWERLTEHATDEQLAKWNVEIANMSAHTAYHTGQIIYIRKMKGWWK, from the coding sequence ATGAAACGCATTTTAACGGTAGTAAGTCTAGGATTGCTCATGGCGGCATGTTCCAATAAAAAGACAAATAATGAACCAACGATCAAATCATTACTGATCCAACAATTGAAAAATGCGCATACGAACCAACAATGGTTTGCACCGACAAAAAAGGCAATTGAAGGACTGACCTTGGAGCAGTCGAATTGGAAAGATAGTTCCGGTAATCATTCCATTGGCGAACTGGTCTCCCATCTGATTTTTTGGCATGAACTGCATCTAAAAGCCTTTAAGGGCGAAACGGTGACGGATATCACTGATGAAGAAAAAAACAAAGAAACGTTTAAACTAAATAAGGGGAAAGATTGGCAAAATGCGGTGAGTAGATTGGACCGTATTCAAACCGAATGGGAACGGCTTACCGAACATGCAACGGACGAGCAACTAGCCAAGTGGAACGTTGAAATCGCCAATATGTCGGCTCATACCGCTTATCACACTGGCCAAATTATCTACATCAGAAAAATGAAAGGCTGGTGGAAATAG
- a CDS encoding SDR family NAD(P)-dependent oxidoreductase, with the protein MKSTQKINIPTKDKVFLITGGTSGVGQAIATGVAASGAKVLIISRTEESGQQGVRHIAEATGNDKAEFLVADLSLLSSIRSASEEFKRRYDNLHVLVNAAGALYFDQQFTVEGNEMTFAVNYLSHFYLTNQLLDVLKASAPARVVTVGVRPAFLKNPTLNLQDLQLTQDFSGLKATSQATIARHYFVFTLARRLAGTGVSSVAFYPSLVKSRLAKNAPWWLKVVTGLMEPWAKATCDIGVYLATAPEVAQETGVFFDDNKQLVPLHTQYDPAIGEKLWHLSEQLTGIAVS; encoded by the coding sequence ATGAAATCGACACAGAAAATTAACATACCTACTAAAGATAAGGTATTCTTAATTACCGGCGGCACCTCTGGGGTGGGGCAAGCCATTGCCACGGGCGTGGCGGCCAGCGGAGCCAAAGTACTGATCATCAGCCGAACAGAGGAAAGTGGCCAGCAGGGAGTGCGCCACATCGCAGAGGCTACCGGTAATGACAAGGCGGAATTTTTAGTAGCCGACCTTTCCCTACTGTCCTCCATCCGTAGTGCCAGTGAAGAATTTAAGCGTCGTTACGATAACTTGCACGTTCTGGTAAATGCGGCCGGTGCACTCTACTTTGACCAGCAATTTACCGTGGAAGGTAATGAAATGACCTTCGCCGTCAATTACCTCAGCCATTTTTACCTGACCAACCAGCTCCTGGATGTGCTCAAAGCCAGCGCCCCAGCACGCGTCGTGACGGTGGGGGTGCGACCCGCCTTTCTCAAAAATCCTACCCTCAATTTACAAGACCTGCAACTGACCCAAGACTTTAGTGGACTGAAAGCGACCTCGCAGGCTACGATTGCCCGGCACTACTTTGTGTTCACTCTGGCCAGACGGCTGGCCGGAACGGGCGTGTCTTCCGTCGCGTTCTACCCTAGTCTGGTCAAGTCCCGGTTGGCGAAGAATGCACCTTGGTGGTTGAAAGTCGTCACGGGCCTTATGGAGCCGTGGGCGAAGGCTACCTGTGATATTGGCGTCTATCTAGCGACCGCCCCGGAGGTGGCCCAGGAAACCGGCGTATTTTTCGACGACAACAAGCAACTCGTTCCGTTGCATACCCAATATGACCCAGCAATTGGAGAAAAATTGTGGCACCTCAGCGAACAGCTGACGGGCATAGCTGTGAGCTAG
- a CDS encoding RidA family protein — MAERRNFNTPKAPRMSHVFPQAVVADNFIFLSGTPGFDLSSGQVISDDFEQQTRQCFQNIKIILEEAGSDLSKVVKTTIFMVAGNDFSVINKVYTEFFPANPPARSTPQVMPFPAGILISVECIALQ, encoded by the coding sequence ATGGCAGAAAGGCGAAATTTTAACACCCCTAAAGCTCCACGGATGAGCCACGTGTTTCCCCAAGCAGTTGTTGCTGACAACTTTATTTTTTTATCTGGAACGCCTGGTTTTGATCTTAGCTCCGGCCAAGTCATTAGTGATGATTTTGAACAGCAAACCCGACAATGTTTTCAAAATATCAAAATCATTTTAGAAGAAGCGGGAAGCGACTTAAGCAAAGTGGTGAAGACCACCATCTTTATGGTGGCCGGTAATGACTTTAGTGTTATCAATAAAGTGTACACTGAGTTTTTTCCTGCTAATCCCCCTGCACGTAGTACCCCTCAGGTGATGCCTTTTCCAGCTGGTATTTTAATTTCGGTTGAATGCATTGCACTCCAATAG
- a CDS encoding GNAT family N-acetyltransferase, giving the protein MLNHPLMYRRANPADAPNIVRLTLRAYHDYKAVLAPADWTKMETNLAQEHLFVELLDKAAAFVCEIGNQLAGVIFLMPSGNPTTIFPADWSYIRLLGVDPDYRGLGIGRRLTEHCIHYAQITGEIGVALHTSEFMNDARKMYEKLGFKQEKELAPIYDKRYWLYKLSF; this is encoded by the coding sequence ATGCTCAATCATCCCTTGATGTACCGTCGGGCAAACCCTGCTGACGCGCCCAATATCGTTCGGTTGACGTTACGTGCTTATCACGATTATAAAGCGGTTCTAGCGCCTGCTGATTGGACAAAGATGGAAACCAATCTAGCCCAGGAGCACTTGTTTGTCGAGTTACTGGACAAAGCCGCTGCCTTTGTTTGTGAAATCGGTAATCAATTAGCGGGGGTCATCTTCTTAATGCCTAGCGGGAATCCGACTACTATCTTTCCCGCCGATTGGAGTTATATCCGTTTACTTGGAGTAGACCCCGATTATAGAGGTTTGGGTATTGGTCGAAGATTGACGGAACATTGTATCCATTATGCGCAAATCACGGGTGAAATAGGGGTTGCCCTGCACACCAGCGAATTTATGAATGACGCTCGGAAGATGTATGAAAAGCTAGGATTCAAACAGGAGAAAGAGTTGGCCCCCATATATGATAAACGCTATTGGCTCTACAAGCTAAGCTTTTAG
- a CDS encoding thioredoxin family protein — protein MFSALLISSLLSLIQVGDEPKVNFSSGSFRQILAQATLTHRPVFIDVSTSWCVPCKKMEKEAFNTPSIAKKINDHFIAYKIDAEKGEGESITRKYHVTAYPTLLVLNEDGTLRQKTVGYTTIATLASQLDAALKLPRQGLTLTQLAASYKRGNREASFLYAYLEALRQVDLDGADVIDAYIATLPCDRVYAPPTLRLMTQMVSTSHSQTYDLLQTYLRSQGKLPIDADRNSQLIGSFSTALRHDLQEAIERNDEDLFRIVLHRKLQFSKLLESITPERETQIIQNETINFYKRTGNFPPYKVAIRPYLTHLLTLPDESSRKMDSLNFTRYLTEIASLPDSIRKQHYAAYLTDRTDTQAYYTALEISDIARMYLTYATDRGDLLEAINWSQRAIALTPHPDFLITYAGLLAKTGQVEQASLIQKKALAEAKKRGLASQPYQAALDQFNRSLRNR, from the coding sequence ATGTTTTCTGCCCTACTAATTTCCAGTTTATTGAGCTTGATTCAAGTAGGCGATGAGCCGAAGGTCAACTTTTCTTCAGGAAGTTTTCGTCAGATTTTGGCGCAAGCCACTCTTACACATAGGCCTGTTTTCATTGACGTATCAACCAGTTGGTGCGTTCCTTGTAAAAAAATGGAGAAAGAGGCCTTCAATACGCCATCCATTGCCAAGAAGATAAATGACCATTTTATCGCCTATAAAATCGATGCCGAAAAAGGAGAAGGAGAATCAATAACCAGAAAATATCACGTAACGGCTTATCCGACCTTATTAGTTCTAAACGAGGATGGCACCCTACGGCAGAAAACGGTAGGCTATACCACGATCGCGACGCTAGCCAGTCAACTCGATGCGGCTCTAAAATTGCCTCGGCAGGGGCTCACCTTAACGCAATTGGCCGCCAGCTATAAACGGGGCAATCGAGAGGCATCTTTTCTATATGCCTATTTAGAGGCCTTACGCCAAGTAGATCTTGATGGGGCCGATGTGATTGACGCCTATATCGCCACGCTTCCCTGTGATCGCGTGTATGCTCCGCCCACGTTAAGACTCATGACTCAGATGGTATCGACGTCCCATTCCCAAACGTATGATTTGTTGCAAACGTATTTACGGAGCCAGGGAAAGTTACCCATTGATGCAGACCGAAACAGTCAACTCATTGGTAGCTTTTCGACCGCCTTACGCCATGATCTACAGGAGGCTATTGAACGAAACGATGAGGATTTATTTCGGATTGTTCTTCACCGAAAGCTTCAATTCAGCAAGTTGCTGGAAAGCATTACCCCCGAACGGGAAACCCAAATCATCCAAAACGAAACGATCAACTTTTATAAACGAACGGGTAATTTTCCGCCCTATAAAGTGGCGATCAGACCGTATCTAACGCACCTCCTCACCCTACCCGATGAGTCATCTCGAAAAATGGATTCGCTGAATTTCACCCGGTACTTAACGGAAATAGCCTCCTTGCCTGACTCGATTCGAAAACAGCACTATGCGGCCTATCTAACCGATCGAACGGATACCCAAGCGTATTATACCGCGCTCGAAATAAGTGATATAGCACGCATGTATTTAACCTATGCGACGGATCGGGGGGATTTACTCGAAGCGATCAATTGGTCCCAAAGGGCCATTGCCTTAACCCCACACCCTGATTTTCTGATCACCTATGCGGGTTTGTTAGCCAAAACGGGTCAGGTAGAGCAAGCTAGCCTGATTCAGAAAAAGGCACTGGCTGAGGCTAAAAAACGAGGGTTAGCTAGCCAGCCTTATCAAGCGGCCCTCGACCAATTCAATCGATCTTTACGCAACCGGTAA
- a CDS encoding VOC family protein: protein METLKVKGLSGLIMSSPEPDRLVKFYQEVLGLPLALNRHGNTPDHWECDYNGIHYAVLKRKVHEQPNENIVLSFAVDDIERFITTYQIKLIHPIMDLGEGAYIASFKDPDGNILRFWMNKNQ from the coding sequence ATGGAAACTTTAAAAGTAAAGGGATTATCCGGGCTAATCATGTCGTCTCCTGAGCCGGATCGGTTAGTCAAATTCTACCAAGAAGTGTTGGGCTTACCCTTAGCACTCAATCGTCATGGCAACACGCCCGACCATTGGGAATGCGACTACAATGGCATCCACTATGCCGTACTTAAACGGAAAGTGCATGAGCAGCCAAACGAGAACATCGTGCTCTCTTTCGCTGTGGACGATATAGAACGTTTTATAACCACTTACCAAATCAAGCTGATTCATCCGATTATGGACTTAGGTGAGGGGGCTTATATAGCTAGCTTTAAGGACCCTGATGGTAATATTCTGCGTTTTTGGATGAATAAGAATCAATAA
- a CDS encoding serine hydrolase domain-containing protein, whose amino-acid sequence MMRTSHLLLGFGYLTATLGFAQSPFSPLSSTALERKTDSLFAHANASNTPGGVIAVLYKGDVLLKKGYGMADIANKIPLTPASLFNIASTAKQFTATCITLLEEQGKLSFEDDIRTYFPQFQVKKTITIRHLISHTSGLREAYVLAALSGKVNLKGQVRKQYKTTAHLLQLMAKQQELNFEPGQEFAYTNINYILLGEIVRKVSGLSLAQFADQSIFKPLGMTHTYFNDPQAITRAGRATPYQLIDEKKRKFKPLSIRHDQGVVGDNNLITSVDDLIRWDQNFAANRLGLGQQSLVKTLQTRYILSSGDTIHYAFGLNVTPYKTTRSIGHGGDDYRYTSLMMRFPAYDLDLIYLSNQSDYQDTQQKVFALADVLLNVSAPITKLVREPLQASLPFDSLYFKPFEGHYMGSGAKNRYSFREVFIRNGKPYLSFQPQPNKHVFELLPLGSQHYRFKVEEPDVYVEAWFTQPKVGGQSRLSERFKTDTLHYDRRLTAPSSTSVLTQFTGLYRSQELNGQLKVKVKGHGLTIKRGLITIHAIPIGEDTFYAPENRAIFYFKRDKAGLISEFLISAVDFRNVRYSR is encoded by the coding sequence ATGATGAGAACTAGCCATTTGCTGCTTGGCTTCGGCTACCTAACAGCAACATTAGGGTTTGCCCAATCCCCTTTCTCTCCCTTGTCCTCTACCGCTTTAGAGCGAAAAACAGATTCACTATTCGCCCATGCCAACGCGTCAAATACGCCTGGTGGCGTGATCGCGGTGCTCTACAAAGGGGACGTTCTGCTCAAGAAAGGGTATGGCATGGCTGATATAGCCAACAAAATACCCCTCACCCCGGCTAGTCTATTTAACATTGCCTCCACCGCCAAACAATTCACGGCCACTTGTATTACCCTGCTCGAAGAGCAAGGCAAATTATCCTTTGAGGATGACATCCGAACCTATTTCCCGCAATTTCAGGTCAAAAAAACCATTACCATCCGACACCTCATCAGCCATACCAGCGGATTGCGGGAGGCTTATGTGTTGGCCGCTTTATCCGGGAAAGTCAATCTGAAAGGACAGGTAAGAAAACAGTATAAGACCACCGCGCATTTACTCCAGTTAATGGCCAAGCAACAAGAGCTTAATTTCGAGCCTGGCCAGGAGTTCGCCTATACCAACATCAACTATATCCTACTGGGCGAAATCGTCCGCAAGGTCAGTGGGCTTAGTCTAGCCCAATTTGCCGATCAATCCATTTTCAAGCCCTTGGGCATGACCCACACCTATTTCAATGATCCGCAGGCCATCACTAGAGCGGGTCGGGCAACTCCCTACCAATTGATCGACGAAAAGAAGCGAAAGTTTAAGCCGCTATCCATTCGCCATGATCAAGGGGTAGTTGGCGACAATAACCTGATTACATCGGTGGATGACCTGATTCGATGGGATCAAAACTTTGCCGCCAATCGACTTGGCCTGGGCCAGCAATCCTTGGTAAAAACCTTACAGACCCGCTACATACTGAGCAGCGGCGATACCATTCATTATGCTTTTGGTCTGAATGTGACACCCTATAAAACCACCCGCTCCATTGGTCATGGGGGTGATGACTACCGCTACACCTCCCTGATGATGCGTTTTCCGGCGTATGATCTCGATCTGATTTACTTGTCCAACCAGTCGGATTATCAAGATACCCAACAGAAAGTTTTTGCCCTGGCCGATGTATTGTTAAACGTCTCAGCTCCTATAACGAAACTCGTCCGTGAGCCCCTCCAAGCCAGCCTGCCGTTTGATTCACTTTATTTTAAGCCCTTTGAAGGGCACTATATGGGTAGTGGTGCTAAAAATCGATATAGCTTTCGAGAGGTATTTATTCGAAACGGCAAACCTTACCTTTCGTTTCAGCCCCAACCCAATAAGCATGTGTTTGAACTCCTGCCGCTTGGTAGTCAACATTATCGATTCAAAGTAGAAGAGCCCGATGTGTATGTAGAAGCTTGGTTTACTCAGCCCAAAGTAGGTGGCCAATCGCGCTTGTCTGAGCGGTTTAAAACCGATACGCTTCACTACGACAGACGCTTGACAGCCCCCTCATCAACCTCCGTGTTAACCCAATTTACCGGGCTTTATAGGAGCCAAGAGCTTAACGGCCAACTCAAAGTGAAGGTTAAGGGGCATGGCTTGACTATTAAGCGTGGCCTAATAACTATCCATGCGATCCCGATTGGCGAAGACACGTTTTACGCCCCGGAGAATCGGGCGATTTTTTATTTTAAGCGGGACAAAGCGGGCCTGATCAGCGAATTTTTAATCAGTGCAGTCGATTTCAGGAATGTGCGCTATAGCCGCTAG
- a CDS encoding helix-turn-helix domain-containing protein yields the protein MPPYHLKTISALHQLRGFPKPAHPLISIIDVGAIKHLPTLDSTMLVADFYMIALKRNFHDHVKAKYGQQAYDFNEGTMAFVAPGQVFNLEIDMSQVMNVSGWVLLIHPDFLWNTPLATKIKQYEYFSYSTAEALHLSEKEERTLDSVIQLITQEYQANLDAFSQDLILAQVETLLTFAERYYQRQFLTRKKVNHQLLSRMETLLTAYFDREDLSTTGLPSVQYVAEALHVSPTYLSTLLKVLTGRSTQHYIHDKLLEKAKLKLSTTSLSVSEIAYALGFEHPQSFSKLFKTKTSQSPLEFRASFN from the coding sequence ATGCCGCCTTATCACCTAAAAACCATCAGCGCCTTGCATCAGCTTCGAGGGTTTCCCAAGCCAGCGCATCCCTTAATTAGCATCATTGATGTGGGCGCCATCAAACATCTACCCACTTTGGACTCAACAATGCTGGTCGCTGATTTCTACATGATTGCGCTGAAACGAAATTTTCACGACCACGTGAAAGCGAAGTACGGGCAGCAAGCCTATGATTTTAACGAGGGAACCATGGCCTTCGTCGCGCCAGGCCAAGTCTTTAACTTGGAAATTGATATGAGCCAAGTCATGAACGTGTCGGGATGGGTATTGCTAATCCACCCCGATTTCCTGTGGAATACACCGCTAGCAACCAAAATCAAGCAGTACGAGTATTTCAGTTATTCAACTGCCGAAGCGCTGCATCTTTCGGAAAAAGAAGAACGTACCTTAGACAGCGTTATCCAACTAATTACGCAAGAATACCAAGCCAATCTTGACGCCTTCAGCCAGGATCTTATCCTGGCGCAGGTCGAGACGTTGCTTACGTTCGCGGAACGGTATTATCAGCGCCAGTTTTTGACCCGAAAAAAAGTAAATCACCAACTGTTAAGTCGTATGGAGACGCTGCTGACCGCCTATTTTGATCGGGAGGATTTGTCAACCACCGGCTTACCTAGTGTTCAGTACGTGGCGGAGGCTTTGCACGTATCGCCCACCTATCTAAGTACCTTATTGAAGGTATTAACGGGCCGAAGTACGCAACACTATATTCATGACAAATTGCTGGAGAAAGCAAAGTTAAAATTATCGACGACCAGCTTATCGGTCAGTGAAATTGCCTACGCCTTAGGCTTCGAACATCCCCAATCGTTTAGTAAGCTGTTCAAAACAAAAACGAGCCAGTCACCCCTGGAATTTAGAGCGTCCTTTAATTAA
- a CDS encoding DUF4369 domain-containing protein: MNLIKRLLQINMAIVSMYCHGQGTNGYQVIGEVTGLPVGTKMYLIDGGKRKTIDSATVKNDQFTFKGILAEPAHMYLHAGRGRMANKLADILLDNRTVYVKGSKPEYDSVKVSGSDIDQYWKDWYKEDQKIGYQRYRIKQVYASLTAKKDTANANVLGKLIEELQLARIDLLKTYVKRQPNTAAGAALPTLCTLGDYLTGADYMEMFNTLTPTWQQSSFGKEILVQARKKRDRSLPTK, encoded by the coding sequence ATGAACCTTATCAAACGACTTTTACAGATTAATATGGCGATCGTGTCTATGTATTGCCATGGGCAGGGTACTAATGGGTACCAAGTTATAGGTGAGGTAACTGGCTTGCCAGTAGGAACAAAGATGTACTTAATTGATGGAGGCAAGCGCAAAACTATTGATTCAGCCACCGTTAAAAACGACCAATTTACCTTTAAAGGCATTCTTGCCGAGCCTGCTCACATGTATCTACACGCAGGACGTGGCCGTATGGCCAATAAATTGGCTGATATTCTCTTAGATAATCGGACGGTTTATGTCAAGGGGAGCAAACCGGAGTACGATAGCGTGAAGGTGAGCGGTTCAGACATTGACCAGTATTGGAAAGATTGGTATAAAGAAGACCAGAAAATAGGTTATCAGCGATACAGAATCAAGCAAGTGTACGCGTCTTTGACGGCGAAGAAAGACACCGCTAACGCCAACGTTTTAGGAAAATTAATCGAAGAACTGCAACTAGCCAGGATTGATCTACTCAAAACGTATGTAAAACGTCAGCCTAATACAGCAGCGGGGGCCGCCTTACCTACGCTGTGTACACTTGGAGACTACCTTACTGGTGCTGATTACATGGAGATGTTTAACACGCTTACCCCGACTTGGCAACAATCATCTTTTGGAAAAGAAATATTGGTTCAGGCTAGGAAAAAGAGAGATCGTTCGCTACCTACCAAGTAA